CTGGCTGTTCAGAGCGTGCAGGGGGCTTACCGCGCCGACCCGCAACTCGCGGAGGTGGATGTCAGCATGTACCGGGCAGAAACTTACCGGGGGTTGGGCGGACCGCTCCCCGTGCTGACCCTCTCGGTGCCCCGTGCGCGTCTGAGGACCTTCCAGAGCGAACTCACGGCCGACACCTATGACCGCCTCTGGACCCCGGAGAACATGGAGCTGCCCGAACCGCCCGGCACACCCGCCCATGAGCCCGAACGCCTGCCGGTCTTTGTGGGCACGCCAGCAGAGTTGCAAAAACAGCGGCTGGAACAGAGCCTCGCCCAGGCGCGCGGTGGTGTGCGGGGCGGCCTGCTCTTCAAGGGGAATCCCACGGGGAGGCAGGTGGCCCTCACCTTCGACGACGTGCCCCACCCGCTGTACTTCCCGCTGGTGCTGGACCTGTTGCGGCGCGAGCAGGCCCGCGCCACCTTCTTCATCATCGGGCGCAACGCTGAAGCCTACCCCTACTTCATCCGTGACATGGTGCAGGCCGGACACGAATTCGGAAACCACACGTACCACCACGTCCGGTTGCCCCACCTGACGGACGCGCAGATTCGCGCCGAACTCCAGTCCACCAATGAGCTGCTGACCCGCCTGACCGGCGAGCCCGTGCGTTTCTTCCGTCCGCCCGGCGGCGAGTACAGTGAGCGCGTGCTGAACATTGCCCGGAGTCTGGGCCTGACCACTGTCTTCTGGACCGACGACCCGGGCGACTTCCAGAATCCGGGGGTAGAGACGGTGGAGGCGCGCTTTGCCCGTCACCTGCGGCCCGGCGGCATCATCCTGCTGCACGACAACGCGCCGGACGGCCTGGCGGCCCTGCCGGACCTGCTCAAAGCGGCGCGGGAGAAGGGCTACCGGGCGGTTCCCGCGGGAGCGTTCGTCCGGTGAACCTGAACCTCTGGCTCTCCGGCCTGGACCCCACGCTGCTGAACGCCGCGACCTTCGGCCTGCTGACGCTGGAAGGGGCGGGGATTCCCGGCGTCCCCGGCGTCCTGCCAATGCTGGCGCAGTCGGCCCTGAT
The window above is part of the Deinococcus metallilatus genome. Proteins encoded here:
- a CDS encoding polysaccharide deacetylase family protein; translated protein: MRRILLLSAAMLLSTAAAQPPAPVPPVTPPGQVQPLAPGTRAAPTLPTLTLTPAIPGVRKVEVLGNGFIEVAHALVLLPAGEVSPQRALALAVQSVQGAYRADPQLAEVDVSMYRAETYRGLGGPLPVLTLSVPRARLRTFQSELTADTYDRLWTPENMELPEPPGTPAHEPERLPVFVGTPAELQKQRLEQSLAQARGGVRGGLLFKGNPTGRQVALTFDDVPHPLYFPLVLDLLRREQARATFFIIGRNAEAYPYFIRDMVQAGHEFGNHTYHHVRLPHLTDAQIRAELQSTNELLTRLTGEPVRFFRPPGGEYSERVLNIARSLGLTTVFWTDDPGDFQNPGVETVEARFARHLRPGGIILLHDNAPDGLAALPDLLKAAREKGYRAVPAGAFVR